A DNA window from Thermodesulfobacteriota bacterium contains the following coding sequences:
- a CDS encoding tetratricopeptide repeat protein: MNRKGWAGTAALLGGVAVAYANSLSGSFQYDDFNVIVDNPSVHSLRAWLSGAAGGIRPLLKLSYALNRTVGTGPFGFHLVNTAVHAANVCLVYALSRRILPARNGTQADGIAPGPFIAALLFALHPIQTEAVTYVSGRSMSLMAFFYLASLLCYVRGVEENDRARIYFASPSLFLLALLTRETAATLPAALLLWETAAPGRRAVFRESARRQSVHWALLACAAAWFLLHPAYGKIWGARIVSGDMAGAAIAQVRGVSYLLSRLAMAHRLSIDPDIAVPGAWTLLTGAEGVLLLSLAAAGVAAWRRFPAVAFGILWFFLHLAPAYSFIRRLDVASERHLYLACWGIFLAVGAWAGTLRTAHWVPVAVLGGILLTVLTIARNHEYRSEVALWEKEVRLFPANPRARNNLGYAYQQAGRREDAIGCYREALRLDPGHRRARGNLAVLTGDAPQEGEY; the protein is encoded by the coding sequence ATGAACCGGAAGGGATGGGCAGGAACGGCGGCGCTGTTGGGCGGCGTGGCCGTCGCGTACGCCAACTCGCTCTCCGGCTCCTTCCAGTACGACGACTTCAACGTGATCGTGGACAACCCCTCGGTCCATTCGCTCCGGGCCTGGCTTTCCGGGGCCGCCGGGGGAATCCGGCCGCTCCTGAAGCTGTCCTATGCGCTGAACCGGACCGTGGGCACGGGGCCGTTCGGATTCCACCTGGTCAACACGGCGGTGCACGCGGCGAACGTATGCCTCGTCTACGCGCTGTCACGGAGGATCCTCCCGGCGAGAAATGGAACGCAGGCCGACGGGATCGCGCCGGGCCCCTTCATCGCTGCGCTGCTGTTCGCCCTCCACCCGATCCAGACCGAAGCGGTCACTTACGTCAGCGGCCGGTCGATGTCGCTCATGGCTTTCTTCTACCTGGCAAGCCTGCTGTGCTACGTCCGCGGGGTGGAGGAGAACGACCGGGCGCGCATCTACTTCGCCTCACCGTCGCTGTTCCTCCTTGCGCTGCTGACACGGGAAACCGCGGCGACGCTCCCTGCGGCGCTACTTTTATGGGAGACCGCCGCGCCGGGACGGAGGGCGGTATTCCGGGAATCCGCGCGGAGGCAATCCGTCCACTGGGCGCTTCTCGCCTGCGCGGCGGCCTGGTTCCTGCTGCATCCCGCGTACGGGAAGATCTGGGGCGCCCGGATCGTGTCCGGCGACATGGCGGGAGCCGCGATCGCGCAGGTGCGCGGCGTATCCTACCTCCTGTCGCGTCTCGCCATGGCGCACCGGCTGAGCATCGATCCCGATATCGCGGTCCCGGGCGCATGGACGCTCCTGACCGGAGCGGAAGGGGTCCTCCTCCTGTCGCTGGCCGCGGCGGGAGTCGCCGCATGGCGCAGATTCCCGGCGGTCGCCTTCGGGATCCTGTGGTTCTTCCTGCACCTTGCGCCCGCGTATTCCTTCATCCGGCGGCTGGACGTCGCCAGCGAGCGCCACCTGTATCTCGCGTGCTGGGGAATCTTCCTGGCGGTCGGCGCGTGGGCGGGGACCTTGCGGACGGCCCATTGGGTGCCCGTTGCGGTCCTGGGCGGCATCCTGCTGACGGTCCTCACGATCGCACGGAACCACGAATACCGGTCCGAGGTCGCCCTTTGGGAAAAGGAGGTACGGCTTTTTCCCGCCAATCCCCGCGCGCGCAACAACCTCGGCTACGCGTACCAGCAGGCGGGGCGGCGGGAAGATGCGATAGGCTGTTACAGGGAGGCGCTTCGCCTCGACCCGGGCCACCGGCGCGCCCGGGGCAACCTTGCCGTCCTGACGGGGGATGCGCCGCAGGAAGGGGAATACTAG
- a CDS encoding prolipoprotein diacylglyceryl transferase family protein, producing MVPYFEPIKFHLFGPVYIHVFGLLVAAAVVTGWSISLARCRRASLDSDACRDLMTWAIVVGFVSAHLYSVIAYFPQEAARNPLLLLKLWENISSFGGIAGGVLGIWLWFRFRGGGVGTTDRIRYLDAVAYGFTFAWIFGRLGCTVAHDHPGVVTSFPLAVSLETPEAQAFIASVYRAAGRLAELPPAAELAKLGYHDLGWYEFLYTLTVMAPAFLWLGRKERRPGYLSVAFLLLYTPVRFFLDFLRLADATYYGLTPAQYAAVAAFVAALGAARRLTR from the coding sequence ATGGTCCCGTATTTCGAACCGATCAAGTTCCACCTGTTCGGCCCGGTGTACATCCACGTCTTCGGGTTGCTGGTCGCCGCGGCGGTGGTGACGGGGTGGTCGATCTCCCTGGCGCGCTGCCGCCGGGCGTCGCTGGATTCCGACGCCTGCAGGGACCTGATGACCTGGGCGATCGTCGTGGGCTTCGTGTCGGCCCATTTGTACTCGGTGATCGCCTATTTCCCGCAGGAGGCGGCGAGGAACCCGCTCCTGCTGCTCAAGTTGTGGGAGAACATCAGCTCCTTCGGGGGGATTGCGGGAGGCGTGCTGGGAATCTGGCTCTGGTTCCGCTTCCGGGGCGGCGGCGTCGGAACGACGGACAGGATCCGGTACCTCGACGCGGTCGCGTACGGTTTCACGTTCGCGTGGATCTTCGGGCGCCTTGGCTGCACGGTGGCGCACGACCATCCCGGCGTCGTGACTTCCTTCCCGCTGGCGGTCAGCCTGGAAACCCCGGAAGCGCAGGCGTTCATCGCATCGGTTTACAGGGCGGCGGGCCGTCTGGCGGAGCTCCCTCCGGCGGCGGAGCTGGCGAAACTCGGATACCACGACCTCGGCTGGTACGAATTCCTCTACACGCTGACGGTGATGGCGCCGGCCTTCCTGTGGCTGGGCCGGAAGGAGCGCAGGCCGGGGTACTTGTCGGTGGCGTTCCTTCTCCTCTACACTCCGGTGCGGTTCTTCCTGGATTTCCTTCGCCTGGCGGACGCGACGTATTACGGGCTGACTCCCGCCCAGTACGCCGCCGTTGCGGCGTTCGTCGCGGCGCTGGGTGCGGCGCGGAGGCTCACGCGCTAA
- a CDS encoding sensor domain-containing diguanylate cyclase yields MPSTILLLIVVVFAAAVALLALVGGRRLWKRPFPGEPPQDRMTRQQAAALREELSGLKKTLSRKAEIADRLPVIAKNLTERLPESAFPSILVRGAKELFGADQVGYFSPLEGSTDFTLAVGTGYPAEWQGKIRVAPDEGLLGLALQKKIVAARIDPLAGSGLRVSSRSLERIGIPPDFAAPIFGPTGINGVLVITGCPHSLEEERKYVSMLADLFSIAMEKAALADATRTGAWRDELTGVSTRLHFLQRFESEIRRTENYQQSFSLFMFDIDRFKTINDAYGHSVGDAVIQRVAEITKKYTRISDIVGRYGGDEFLVLITSTTREQALRYSENIRSRIAEDELRIQGVNDPVRLTISGGLAFFPIHGQTTTDLMQAADHALYEAKRKGRNRTVVAKVSSLADAVDGERTTPD; encoded by the coding sequence ATGCCGTCGACCATCCTCCTCCTGATCGTCGTCGTCTTCGCCGCCGCCGTCGCGCTCCTGGCGCTCGTCGGCGGGCGCAGGCTGTGGAAGCGGCCGTTCCCGGGAGAGCCCCCGCAGGACCGCATGACCCGCCAACAGGCCGCCGCCCTCCGCGAAGAGCTGAGCGGCCTGAAAAAGACGCTCTCCCGCAAGGCCGAAATCGCCGACCGGCTTCCCGTCATCGCGAAGAACCTCACCGAAAGGCTGCCGGAGAGCGCGTTCCCTTCCATCCTGGTACGGGGAGCGAAGGAACTCTTCGGCGCGGACCAGGTGGGCTACTTTTCTCCCCTCGAGGGCTCTACCGACTTCACGCTCGCGGTGGGAACGGGTTATCCCGCGGAATGGCAGGGGAAGATCCGGGTCGCTCCGGACGAGGGACTGCTGGGGCTCGCGCTCCAGAAAAAGATCGTCGCCGCGCGGATCGACCCCTTGGCCGGCTCCGGCCTGAGGGTTTCGTCCCGGTCGCTGGAACGGATCGGGATCCCTCCCGACTTCGCGGCGCCGATCTTCGGCCCCACCGGGATCAACGGCGTCCTCGTCATCACGGGCTGCCCGCACTCCCTGGAGGAGGAGAGGAAATACGTCTCGATGCTGGCCGACCTGTTTTCCATCGCGATGGAGAAGGCGGCCCTCGCCGACGCGACCCGGACCGGCGCGTGGAGGGACGAGCTCACCGGAGTGTCCACCCGCCTCCATTTCCTGCAGCGGTTCGAGAGCGAGATCCGGCGGACGGAGAACTACCAGCAGTCCTTCTCCCTCTTCATGTTCGACATCGACCGTTTCAAGACGATCAACGATGCCTATGGGCATTCCGTGGGCGACGCCGTGATCCAGCGGGTCGCCGAGATCACGAAGAAATACACCCGCATCTCCGACATCGTCGGACGCTACGGCGGCGACGAGTTCCTGGTGCTGATCACCTCCACGACCCGGGAGCAGGCGCTCCGGTACTCCGAGAACATCCGCAGCCGGATCGCCGAAGACGAGCTGAGGATCCAGGGGGTGAATGATCCCGTCCGGCTGACGATCAGCGGCGGGCTGGCGTTCTTCCCCATCCACGGGCAGACCACGACCGACCTGATGCAGGCGGCCGATCATGCCCTGTACGAGGCGAAGCGAAAAGGGAGGAACCGGACGGTCGTCGCCAAGGTCTCGAGCCTCGCCGACGCGGTCGACGGGGAGCGGACGACGCCCGATTAG